From Electrophorus electricus isolate fEleEle1 chromosome 8, fEleEle1.pri, whole genome shotgun sequence, the proteins below share one genomic window:
- the sla1a gene encoding src like adaptor 1a has translation MGNIFKSLDTENQAGTDHSDALIKAKDYDSLIVLSDYPCHDISEPIFRMGERLKGLSQEGCWWRVLSLQTGNENYIPINHVAKVYHGWLFEGVARAKAEELLLLPGNTVGSFLIRESPSQRGMYSLSVRHRTIKHYKIFRLANSWFYISPGLTFQCLEDMVSHYSDCSDGICCVLSAPCLALSSAPSSISQAPPVVMRHKFDWKKVDQSQLLDPADQNRHNMVSYGVRNSIAAYLSVAGTAVQESPRSKKCKSVYVMASQSNNMTTDDNE, from the exons ATGGGAAACATCTTTAAAAGCCTAGACACTGAGAATCAGGCTGGGACTGATCATTCTGATGCCTTAATAAAAG CCAAAGATTATGACAGCCTGATAGTCCTTTCCGATTACCCATGCCATGATATTAGTGAGCCGATCTTTAGGATGGGAGAAAGATTAAAGGGTCTGTCTCA GGAAGGCTGCTGGTGGAGGGTACTCTCCTTGCAAACAGGAAATGAGAACTATATACCAATTAACCATGTGGCAAAAGTGTACCATGG ATGGCTATTTGAGGGAGTGGCGAGGGCAAAAGCAGAGGAGCTGCTGCTTTTACCTGGCAACACAGTTGGTTCTTTTCTCATCAGAGAGAGTCCAAGTCAACGAG GTATGTACTCTTTGTCTGTGAGACACAGAACCATTAAGCACTATAAGATCTTCCGCCTGGCCAACAGCTGGTTCTACATCTCTCCTGGCCTCACCTTCCAATGTCTAGAGGACATGGTCAGCCACTACTCAG ACTGTTCAGATGGCATCTGCTGTGTTCTTTCAGCCCCATGTCTGGCTCTTTCCTCTGCGCCAAGCTCAATCTCACAAGCACCCCCTGTGGTGATGCGCCATAAATTTGACTGGAAGAAAGTAGATCA GTCCCAGTTGTTGGACCCGGCTGATCAGAACAGACACAACATGGTGAGCTATGGAGTGAGGAACAGTATTGCTGCCTATCTCTCAGTAGCAGGAACTGCAGTACAAGAGAGCCCACGCAGCAAGAAGTGCAAGTCCGTCTACGTGATGGCCAGTCAGTCCAATAATATGACCACAGATGATAATGAATAG